A region of Malaciobacter marinus DNA encodes the following proteins:
- a CDS encoding ABC transporter ATP-binding protein produces MNDDKTIIEFKDIVKIYGKAEAKTYALNKVSLSIKKGEFVSIMGASGSGKSTSMNMIGCLDFATSGEYLFDGINVEKLNRNQMALIRRNYLGFVFQGFNLLGRTSALENVELPLIYRKVSTKKRKELAIEALNKVGLGSVVHHTPAQLSGGQQQRVAIARAIVTNPLVLLADEPTGNLDSIKSVEIMDLLKHLNEELGITIIMVTHEEEMAKYSNRVIYFRDGHIEQTLKKGYK; encoded by the coding sequence ATGAATGATGATAAAACAATAATAGAGTTTAAAGATATTGTTAAGATATATGGAAAAGCTGAAGCTAAAACTTATGCTTTAAACAAAGTTAGCCTTAGTATAAAAAAAGGTGAATTTGTATCAATAATGGGTGCAAGTGGAAGTGGTAAATCAACTTCTATGAATATGATTGGATGTTTAGATTTTGCTACAAGTGGAGAGTATCTTTTTGATGGAATAAATGTAGAAAAGTTAAATCGAAATCAAATGGCACTTATTAGAAGAAACTATTTAGGTTTTGTATTTCAAGGTTTTAATCTTCTTGGAAGAACAAGTGCTTTAGAAAATGTAGAGTTACCTTTAATATATAGAAAAGTCTCTACTAAAAAAAGAAAAGAACTTGCTATTGAAGCTTTAAATAAAGTTGGACTAGGAAGTGTTGTTCACCATACTCCAGCCCAACTCTCAGGTGGACAACAACAACGTGTGGCAATTGCTAGAGCAATTGTAACAAATCCTTTAGTTTTATTAGCAGATGAACCAACTGGAAATCTTGATAGTATAAAAAGTGTTGAGATAATGGATTTATTAAAACATCTAAATGAAGAGTTAGGAATTACTATTATTATGGTAACCCATGAAGAAGAGATGGCAAAATATTCAAATAGAGTTATATACTTTAGAGATGGGCACATAGAACAAACTCTTAAAAAAGGATATAAATAA
- a CDS encoding efflux RND transporter periplasmic adaptor subunit, producing MDSTLQEQLNAHSKSSSKKKNIYLIAIVIIILAISYYFFILKNDNKNQEISYITQKIKKGDLQISVMATGNLNPTNSVDIGIEVSGTIKEIYVDFNDKVKVGQVLAKLDTTKLKSHVDSSKASLAISKANLKESEVNVKNKKLNYERMLKMFEQSKGKYPSKNDLDDSMFSYESSKASYEAAKSKVMQAEYNLKTDQENLDKAVVKSSIDGIVLNKAVEVGQTVAASMSTPTLFTLAKDLSKMDLIVSIDEADVANIKEGLDVTFTVDAYPKETFKGKIKQVRFNPVEESGVVTYETVALVNNAKLLLRPGMTASAEIITTELKDKLLVPNSALRFEPTDIEQVKKKSMSLTGPFRRDRKSKKSKELAGLSYKTVYILENNKLKKLRVKVLQTDGRFTSIESNLLKVDDEVVISQKSI from the coding sequence ATGGATTCAACTTTACAAGAGCAATTAAATGCACATTCAAAAAGTAGTTCTAAGAAAAAAAATATTTATTTAATAGCTATAGTTATTATTATTTTGGCTATTTCTTACTATTTTTTTATATTAAAAAATGACAATAAAAATCAAGAAATATCTTATATTACACAAAAAATAAAAAAAGGTGATTTACAAATATCTGTTATGGCTACAGGAAATTTAAATCCAACAAATAGCGTAGATATTGGAATAGAAGTATCTGGAACTATAAAAGAGATTTATGTTGATTTTAATGATAAGGTTAAAGTAGGGCAGGTCTTGGCTAAACTTGATACAACTAAATTAAAATCCCATGTTGATAGTTCAAAAGCTTCACTTGCAATTTCAAAAGCAAATCTAAAAGAGAGTGAAGTTAATGTTAAAAATAAAAAGCTAAATTATGAAAGAATGCTTAAAATGTTTGAACAATCAAAGGGAAAATATCCCTCTAAAAATGATTTAGATGACTCGATGTTTTCTTATGAAAGTTCAAAAGCTTCATATGAAGCAGCAAAATCAAAAGTTATGCAAGCTGAATATAACTTAAAAACAGACCAAGAAAATTTAGATAAAGCAGTAGTAAAATCTTCAATTGATGGAATAGTTTTAAACAAAGCAGTTGAAGTAGGACAAACAGTTGCTGCTTCTATGTCAACACCAACACTTTTTACCCTTGCAAAAGATTTGTCAAAAATGGATTTAATTGTAAGTATTGATGAAGCTGATGTTGCAAATATAAAAGAAGGATTAGATGTGACTTTTACAGTTGATGCATATCCAAAAGAAACTTTTAAAGGAAAAATAAAACAAGTAAGATTTAATCCTGTAGAAGAGAGTGGAGTAGTTACTTATGAAACCGTAGCTTTAGTAAATAATGCAAAACTTTTATTAAGACCAGGGATGACTGCTTCTGCAGAAATTATAACAACTGAGTTAAAAGATAAACTACTTGTTCCAAATAGTGCTTTAAGATTTGAACCAACTGATATTGAACAGGTTAAAAAGAAAAGTATGAGTTTAACAGGACCTTTTAGAAGAGATAGAAAAAGTAAAAAGTCTAAAGAATTAGCAGGCTTATCTTATAAAACAGTTTATATTTTAGAAAATAATAAGCTAAAAAAGCTAAGAGTAAAAGTTTTACAAACAGATGGAAGATTTACAAGTATTGAATCAAATCTTTTAAAAGTTGATGATGAAGTTGTTATTTCTCAAAAGAGCATTTAA
- a CDS encoding TonB-dependent receptor domain-containing protein, protein MNIKKHFITSLALVSSITVLNANNTKLNDVTVVSASGIEQNIADAAATISVITKEELEKKSFTDVTDALKNVPGLYVNGGGSNQSISIRGMAKEYTLFLIDGKPMQGNDTFSPNGSLGGAPINFLPSIDSIERIEIIRGPASSLYGSDAMGGVINIITKRNTNKVTANISTEYIKADSSNKVNNDSIQTNAYISLPLIKDLLSVSINGSILNQDESNFESSGALKAGSDPGFERKNIGTKFTLTPDKNNTITASYDYRVQERTSNPGKSMPYTYLDRKGNIVENEVSHQKSVNYAYSLMHQANYDKFLINSYINYEKAKNNSRVNEATGNGIEFETLTFNTQGTYFFDKNTTSIGFNYKDETLEDGATSSLDDSIVEMNRYQYSFFAENEWSITQDLALTLSGRYDDNEAFGSNFSPKAYAVYHLTDKFTLKGGVTAGYKAPSLRQAAPDFAGISRGGVMIGNPDLKPEESLNYEVGLAYNDYDLGLKASLVAFHTKFEDKIQRTGKICPPNQPCTYKGTSYEPHKYGYTAYENVDEAEIEGIELTTDYNITDNLLYRHSYTYTKSEQKSGDNKGRPLNDISKHMFNAGLDWEATGKLNLWTQVNYRSKTAGDISRSGELNKQPSYTFADAGLVYDVAENIILKAGIYNLTNKEVTTDDGYDNVLDGRRYSFSMQLKF, encoded by the coding sequence ATGAACATAAAAAAACATTTTATTACTTCATTAGCTTTAGTAAGTTCTATTACTGTACTAAATGCTAATAATACAAAATTAAATGATGTAACTGTAGTAAGTGCTTCTGGAATTGAGCAAAATATTGCTGATGCAGCAGCTACAATTTCAGTTATTACAAAAGAAGAGTTAGAAAAGAAATCTTTTACAGATGTTACAGATGCATTGAAAAATGTACCTGGTTTATATGTTAATGGTGGTGGTTCAAACCAAAGTATTAGTATAAGAGGTATGGCAAAAGAGTATACACTATTTTTAATTGATGGAAAACCTATGCAAGGAAATGATACTTTCAGTCCAAATGGTAGTTTAGGTGGTGCACCTATAAACTTTTTACCATCAATTGATAGTATTGAAAGAATTGAAATTATTAGAGGTCCAGCCTCATCACTTTATGGTTCAGATGCAATGGGTGGTGTAATTAATATTATCACAAAAAGAAATACAAATAAAGTTACTGCAAATATTTCAACAGAGTATATAAAAGCTGACTCATCAAATAAAGTGAATAATGACTCTATTCAAACAAATGCATATATTAGTTTACCTTTGATAAAAGATTTATTATCAGTATCAATTAATGGTTCAATACTAAACCAAGATGAGAGTAACTTTGAAAGTTCAGGTGCATTAAAAGCAGGTAGTGATCCAGGTTTTGAAAGAAAAAATATAGGAACAAAATTTACATTAACTCCTGATAAAAATAATACAATAACAGCATCTTATGATTATAGAGTTCAAGAAAGAACTTCTAATCCAGGTAAAAGTATGCCTTATACTTATCTTGATAGAAAAGGGAACATTGTAGAGAATGAAGTATCTCATCAAAAATCAGTAAATTATGCATATAGTCTTATGCATCAAGCAAACTATGATAAATTTCTTATAAACTCATATATCAATTATGAAAAAGCAAAAAACAATTCAAGAGTTAATGAAGCAACAGGAAATGGTATTGAGTTTGAAACTCTTACTTTTAATACTCAAGGAACATATTTCTTTGATAAAAATACAACTTCTATAGGATTTAATTATAAAGATGAAACCCTTGAAGACGGAGCAACAAGTTCACTTGATGATAGCATAGTAGAAATGAATAGATATCAATACTCTTTCTTTGCTGAGAATGAATGGTCTATTACACAAGATTTAGCCTTAACACTTAGTGGTAGATATGATGATAATGAAGCTTTTGGAAGTAATTTTAGTCCAAAAGCATATGCTGTTTACCATTTAACAGATAAATTCACTTTAAAAGGTGGAGTAACAGCAGGTTATAAAGCACCTTCATTAAGACAAGCTGCTCCTGATTTTGCAGGAATATCTAGAGGTGGCGTTATGATTGGTAATCCTGATTTAAAACCAGAAGAGAGCTTAAACTATGAAGTAGGATTAGCTTACAATGACTATGATTTGGGATTGAAAGCAAGTTTAGTAGCTTTTCATACAAAGTTTGAAGATAAGATTCAAAGAACAGGTAAAATATGCCCACCAAACCAACCTTGCACATACAAAGGAACATCTTATGAACCTCATAAATATGGATATACAGCTTATGAAAATGTTGATGAAGCTGAAATTGAGGGTATTGAATTAACAACAGATTATAATATTACAGATAATTTATTATATAGACATTCATATACATATACAAAATCTGAGCAAAAATCAGGGGATAATAAAGGAAGACCTTTAAATGACATTTCAAAACATATGTTTAATGCTGGATTAGATTGGGAAGCAACAGGAAAACTTAACCTTTGGACTCAAGTAAACTATAGAAGTAAAACAGCAGGAGATATTTCAAGAAGTGGTGAATTAAATAAACAACCATCATATACATTTGCTGATGCTGGATTAGTGTATGATGTTGCAGAAAATATCATTTTAAAAGCAGGGATTTATAATCTAACAAATAAAGAAGTAACTACAGATGATGGTTATGACAATGTCTTAGATGGAAGAAGATATAGCTTCTCAATGCAATTAAAATTCTAA
- a CDS encoding ABC transporter permease yields the protein MLLNAFLIALKEIRRNILRSILTILGIVIGVTSVIAMVMIGDGTTANVQENISKLGTNMLTLRVGQERRGKPRSDNSARAFKQVDIDAIKNQIVNIKAIAAENSSSVNAIYSNKSYTTSIIGTSNDYFVIKDWILKSGREFDQNELNFGQTSCILGTTIVKQLFDKQDPLGAKVRLNNFACTVIGVLKSKGAAAFGRDQDEIIVVPLKMFQRKIQGNKDIKSILISINESKNIKQAKKDITLLMQERRAIKKSEENNFYIRDMQDLLSTMTSTTKMLTYLLGSIAAISLLVGGIGIMNIMLVSVTERTREIGTRLAIGAMESEVLLQFLVESIVLSTLGGIIGIILGISIGYFAVHFMELPFIINTQIIIIAFIFSTLIGVIFGYFPARKAARLNPIDALRYE from the coding sequence ATGTTACTAAATGCCTTTTTAATAGCTTTAAAAGAGATAAGAAGAAATATCTTACGGTCAATTTTAACAATTTTAGGAATTGTAATTGGAGTTACTTCTGTAATTGCTATGGTAATGATTGGAGATGGAACAACTGCAAATGTTCAAGAAAATATATCAAAACTTGGAACAAATATGCTGACTTTAAGAGTAGGGCAAGAAAGAAGAGGGAAACCAAGAAGTGATAATAGTGCAAGAGCTTTTAAACAAGTAGATATAGATGCTATAAAAAATCAAATTGTTAATATAAAAGCAATTGCAGCTGAAAATAGTAGCTCGGTTAATGCAATATATTCTAATAAAAGCTATACAACAAGTATTATAGGAACAAGTAATGATTATTTTGTTATTAAAGATTGGATATTAAAAAGTGGAAGAGAGTTTGATCAAAATGAACTAAATTTTGGACAAACATCTTGTATTTTAGGTACAACTATTGTAAAACAACTTTTTGATAAACAAGATCCTCTTGGTGCAAAAGTAAGACTTAATAACTTTGCTTGTACAGTAATAGGTGTTTTAAAATCAAAAGGTGCAGCTGCATTTGGAAGAGATCAAGATGAAATTATTGTAGTACCTTTAAAAATGTTTCAAAGAAAAATACAAGGTAATAAAGATATTAAATCAATTTTAATTTCAATAAATGAAAGTAAAAATATTAAACAAGCCAAAAAAGATATTACTTTATTAATGCAAGAAAGAAGAGCTATAAAAAAATCAGAAGAGAATAACTTTTATATAAGAGATATGCAAGATTTACTCTCAACTATGACTTCTACAACTAAAATGCTAACTTATCTTTTAGGTTCAATTGCAGCTATTTCTTTACTTGTAGGGGGAATAGGTATTATGAATATAATGTTAGTTTCAGTTACAGAAAGAACAAGAGAAATAGGAACAAGGCTTGCGATTGGAGCTATGGAAAGCGAAGTTTTATTGCAGTTTTTAGTTGAATCTATAGTGTTATCTACTCTTGGTGGAATTATAGGAATAATTTTAGGTATATCAATTGGATACTTTGCAGTTCATTTTATGGAATTGCCTTTTATAATTAATACTCAAATTATTATAATTGCTTTTATATTTTCTACATTAATTGGTGTGATTTTTGGATATTTCCCAGCTAGAAAAGCTGCAAGATTAAATCCTATTGATGCTTTAAGATATGAATAA
- a CDS encoding DUF3325 family protein, with protein sequence MTISAYILYIALIFLSISMNKHYKVVISTNINKNYQISSKLIGNTLLIISLVLFIKTTGLSLGITYFFGFLALYIIIIALFLTYKPKLLIFTIFVPLLFWVLIKFLLN encoded by the coding sequence ATGACAATAAGTGCATATATACTATACATAGCTTTAATTTTTTTAAGTATTAGCATGAATAAACATTATAAAGTAGTAATTAGTACTAATATAAACAAAAACTACCAAATTTCATCAAAATTAATAGGAAATACTCTTTTAATAATTAGTTTAGTTTTATTTATTAAAACTACTGGATTGTCTCTTGGAATTACTTATTTTTTTGGATTTTTGGCACTTTATATAATAATTATTGCTTTATTTTTAACATATAAACCAAAACTACTAATATTTACTATATTTGTTCCTCTTTTATTTTGGGTATTAATAAAGTTTTTACTTAATTAA